In the Engraulis encrasicolus isolate BLACKSEA-1 chromosome 9, IST_EnEncr_1.0, whole genome shotgun sequence genome, one interval contains:
- the ssr1 gene encoding translocon-associated protein subunit alpha isoform X3, which yields MMKYLPRLLLLLLLAFPTTILLKGPLVAAQDATEDEEAADEELGDDVDVIAEDDDEAEVEDDENTELTEEKEEEEEEEALTGEMKASPHADTTILFVKGDGENFPANDIVKFLLGFTNKGSENFVVESLDASFRYPQDFQFYIQNFTALQLGIVVPPQRQATFEYSFIPAEPMGGRPFGLVINLNYKDGNGNVFQDAVFNQTVTVTEREDGLDGETIFMYVFLGGLGLLLVVGLHQLMESRKASNGRIRKRKLDKAVKFLQMLERRRPVAKVEMGTSNHGDVDMDWIPQETLNQINKASPRRSPRKRTQKRSAGSDE from the exons ATGATGAAGTATCTACCGCGGCTACTGTTGCTCTTGTTACTCGCCTTTCCAACAACCATACTTCTGAAAG GGCCCCTGGTGGCAGCACAGGACGCCACAGAGGATGAGGAGGCAGCTGACGAAGAACTAGGTGATGACGTGGATGTGATtgctgaggatgatgatgaggcagAGGTGGAGGATGATGAAAACACGGAATTA acggaagagaaagaagaagaggaggaggaagaggcgctAACTGGAGAGATGAAGGCTTCCCCCCATGCTGACACAACCATCCTCTTTGTCAAGGGAGATGGTGAGA ACTTCCCGGCCAACGACATTGTCAAGTTCCTGCTGGGCTTCACCAACAAGGGCTCGGAGAACTTTGTGGTGGAGTCCCTGGACGCCTCCTTCCGCTACCCGCAGGACTTCCAGTTCTACATCCAGAACTTCACGGCGCTGCAGCTGGGCATCGTGGTGCCCCCGCAGCGCCAGGCCACCTTCGAGTACTCTTTCATCCCCGCCGAGCCCATGGGCGGACGCCCCTTCGGCCTGGTCATCAACCTCAACTACAAGGACGGCAAC GGCAATGTGTTCCAGGATGCCGTCTTCAATCAGACCGTTACCGTCACAGAGAGGGAAGATGGCTTGGATGGAGAGAC GATCTTCATGTATGTCTTCCTGGGTGGTCTTGGGTTACTGTTAGTGGTTGGCCTTCACCAGTTGATGGAGTCCAGAAAG GCAAGCAATGGCAGGATCAGGAAAAGAAAGCTTGATAAGGCAGTCAAGTTTCTGCAGATGCTGGAG AGGAGAAGGCCAGTGGCTAAGGTGGAGATGGGCACCTCTAACCACGGAGACGTAGACATGGATTGGATCCCTCAGGAGACGCTGAACCAAATCA ATAAGGCCTCTCCCCGAAGGTCGCCCCGCAAGAGGACGCAGAAGCGTTCGGCCGGCTCGGACGAGTGA
- the ssr1 gene encoding translocon-associated protein subunit alpha isoform X2 — MMKYLPRLLLLLLLAFPTTILLKGPLVAAQDATEDEEAADEELGDDVDVIAEDDDEAEVEDDENTELTEEKEEEEEEEALTGEMKASPHADTTILFVKGDDFPANDIVKFLLGFTNKGSENFVVESLDASFRYPQDFQFYIQNFTALQLGIVVPPQRQATFEYSFIPAEPMGGRPFGLVINLNYKDGNGNVFQDAVFNQTVTVTEREDGLDGETIFMYVFLGGLGLLLVVGLHQLMESRKASNGRIRKRKLDKAVKFLQMLERRRPVAKVEMGTSNHGDVDMDWIPQETLNQIMQSRRDKASPRRSPRKRTQKRSAGSDE; from the exons ATGATGAAGTATCTACCGCGGCTACTGTTGCTCTTGTTACTCGCCTTTCCAACAACCATACTTCTGAAAG GGCCCCTGGTGGCAGCACAGGACGCCACAGAGGATGAGGAGGCAGCTGACGAAGAACTAGGTGATGACGTGGATGTGATtgctgaggatgatgatgaggcagAGGTGGAGGATGATGAAAACACGGAATTA acggaagagaaagaagaagaggaggaggaagaggcgctAACTGGAGAGATGAAGGCTTCCCCCCATGCTGACACAACCATCCTCTTTGTCAAGGGAGATG ACTTCCCGGCCAACGACATTGTCAAGTTCCTGCTGGGCTTCACCAACAAGGGCTCGGAGAACTTTGTGGTGGAGTCCCTGGACGCCTCCTTCCGCTACCCGCAGGACTTCCAGTTCTACATCCAGAACTTCACGGCGCTGCAGCTGGGCATCGTGGTGCCCCCGCAGCGCCAGGCCACCTTCGAGTACTCTTTCATCCCCGCCGAGCCCATGGGCGGACGCCCCTTCGGCCTGGTCATCAACCTCAACTACAAGGACGGCAAC GGCAATGTGTTCCAGGATGCCGTCTTCAATCAGACCGTTACCGTCACAGAGAGGGAAGATGGCTTGGATGGAGAGAC GATCTTCATGTATGTCTTCCTGGGTGGTCTTGGGTTACTGTTAGTGGTTGGCCTTCACCAGTTGATGGAGTCCAGAAAG GCAAGCAATGGCAGGATCAGGAAAAGAAAGCTTGATAAGGCAGTCAAGTTTCTGCAGATGCTGGAG AGGAGAAGGCCAGTGGCTAAGGTGGAGATGGGCACCTCTAACCACGGAGACGTAGACATGGATTGGATCCCTCAGGAGACGCTGAACCAAATCA TGCAAAGTCGGAGAG ATAAGGCCTCTCCCCGAAGGTCGCCCCGCAAGAGGACGCAGAAGCGTTCGGCCGGCTCGGACGAGTGA
- the ssr1 gene encoding translocon-associated protein subunit alpha isoform X4, producing the protein MMKYLPRLLLLLLLAFPTTILLKGPLVAAQDATEDEEAADEELGDDVDVIAEDDDEAEVEDDENTELTEEKEEEEEEEALTGEMKASPHADTTILFVKGDGENFPANDIVKFLLGFTNKGSENFVVESLDASFRYPQDFQFYIQNFTALQLGIVVPPQRQATFEYSFIPAEPMGGRPFGLVINLNYKDGNGNVFQDAVFNQTVTVTEREDGLDGETIFMYVFLGGLGLLLVVGLHQLMESRKRRRPVAKVEMGTSNHGDVDMDWIPQETLNQIMQSRRDKASPRRSPRKRTQKRSAGSDE; encoded by the exons ATGATGAAGTATCTACCGCGGCTACTGTTGCTCTTGTTACTCGCCTTTCCAACAACCATACTTCTGAAAG GGCCCCTGGTGGCAGCACAGGACGCCACAGAGGATGAGGAGGCAGCTGACGAAGAACTAGGTGATGACGTGGATGTGATtgctgaggatgatgatgaggcagAGGTGGAGGATGATGAAAACACGGAATTA acggaagagaaagaagaagaggaggaggaagaggcgctAACTGGAGAGATGAAGGCTTCCCCCCATGCTGACACAACCATCCTCTTTGTCAAGGGAGATGGTGAGA ACTTCCCGGCCAACGACATTGTCAAGTTCCTGCTGGGCTTCACCAACAAGGGCTCGGAGAACTTTGTGGTGGAGTCCCTGGACGCCTCCTTCCGCTACCCGCAGGACTTCCAGTTCTACATCCAGAACTTCACGGCGCTGCAGCTGGGCATCGTGGTGCCCCCGCAGCGCCAGGCCACCTTCGAGTACTCTTTCATCCCCGCCGAGCCCATGGGCGGACGCCCCTTCGGCCTGGTCATCAACCTCAACTACAAGGACGGCAAC GGCAATGTGTTCCAGGATGCCGTCTTCAATCAGACCGTTACCGTCACAGAGAGGGAAGATGGCTTGGATGGAGAGAC GATCTTCATGTATGTCTTCCTGGGTGGTCTTGGGTTACTGTTAGTGGTTGGCCTTCACCAGTTGATGGAGTCCAGAAAG AGGAGAAGGCCAGTGGCTAAGGTGGAGATGGGCACCTCTAACCACGGAGACGTAGACATGGATTGGATCCCTCAGGAGACGCTGAACCAAATCA TGCAAAGTCGGAGAG ATAAGGCCTCTCCCCGAAGGTCGCCCCGCAAGAGGACGCAGAAGCGTTCGGCCGGCTCGGACGAGTGA
- the ssr1 gene encoding translocon-associated protein subunit alpha isoform X5, translated as MMKYLPRLLLLLLLAFPTTILLKGPLVAAQDATEDEEAADEELGDDVDVIAEDDDEAEVEDDENTELTEEKEEEEEEEALTGEMKASPHADTTILFVKGDDFPANDIVKFLLGFTNKGSENFVVESLDASFRYPQDFQFYIQNFTALQLGIVVPPQRQATFEYSFIPAEPMGGRPFGLVINLNYKDGNGNVFQDAVFNQTVTVTEREDGLDGETIFMYVFLGGLGLLLVVGLHQLMESRKRRRPVAKVEMGTSNHGDVDMDWIPQETLNQIMQSRRDKASPRRSPRKRTQKRSAGSDE; from the exons ATGATGAAGTATCTACCGCGGCTACTGTTGCTCTTGTTACTCGCCTTTCCAACAACCATACTTCTGAAAG GGCCCCTGGTGGCAGCACAGGACGCCACAGAGGATGAGGAGGCAGCTGACGAAGAACTAGGTGATGACGTGGATGTGATtgctgaggatgatgatgaggcagAGGTGGAGGATGATGAAAACACGGAATTA acggaagagaaagaagaagaggaggaggaagaggcgctAACTGGAGAGATGAAGGCTTCCCCCCATGCTGACACAACCATCCTCTTTGTCAAGGGAGATG ACTTCCCGGCCAACGACATTGTCAAGTTCCTGCTGGGCTTCACCAACAAGGGCTCGGAGAACTTTGTGGTGGAGTCCCTGGACGCCTCCTTCCGCTACCCGCAGGACTTCCAGTTCTACATCCAGAACTTCACGGCGCTGCAGCTGGGCATCGTGGTGCCCCCGCAGCGCCAGGCCACCTTCGAGTACTCTTTCATCCCCGCCGAGCCCATGGGCGGACGCCCCTTCGGCCTGGTCATCAACCTCAACTACAAGGACGGCAAC GGCAATGTGTTCCAGGATGCCGTCTTCAATCAGACCGTTACCGTCACAGAGAGGGAAGATGGCTTGGATGGAGAGAC GATCTTCATGTATGTCTTCCTGGGTGGTCTTGGGTTACTGTTAGTGGTTGGCCTTCACCAGTTGATGGAGTCCAGAAAG AGGAGAAGGCCAGTGGCTAAGGTGGAGATGGGCACCTCTAACCACGGAGACGTAGACATGGATTGGATCCCTCAGGAGACGCTGAACCAAATCA TGCAAAGTCGGAGAG ATAAGGCCTCTCCCCGAAGGTCGCCCCGCAAGAGGACGCAGAAGCGTTCGGCCGGCTCGGACGAGTGA
- the ssr1 gene encoding translocon-associated protein subunit alpha isoform X7, which yields MMKYLPRLLLLLLLAFPTTILLKGPLVAAQDATEDEEAADEELGDDVDVIAEDDDEAEVEDDENTELTEEKEEEEEEEALTGEMKASPHADTTILFVKGDDFPANDIVKFLLGFTNKGSENFVVESLDASFRYPQDFQFYIQNFTALQLGIVVPPQRQATFEYSFIPAEPMGGRPFGLVINLNYKDGNGNVFQDAVFNQTVTVTEREDGLDGETIFMYVFLGGLGLLLVVGLHQLMESRKRRRPVAKVEMGTSNHGDVDMDWIPQETLNQINKASPRRSPRKRTQKRSAGSDE from the exons ATGATGAAGTATCTACCGCGGCTACTGTTGCTCTTGTTACTCGCCTTTCCAACAACCATACTTCTGAAAG GGCCCCTGGTGGCAGCACAGGACGCCACAGAGGATGAGGAGGCAGCTGACGAAGAACTAGGTGATGACGTGGATGTGATtgctgaggatgatgatgaggcagAGGTGGAGGATGATGAAAACACGGAATTA acggaagagaaagaagaagaggaggaggaagaggcgctAACTGGAGAGATGAAGGCTTCCCCCCATGCTGACACAACCATCCTCTTTGTCAAGGGAGATG ACTTCCCGGCCAACGACATTGTCAAGTTCCTGCTGGGCTTCACCAACAAGGGCTCGGAGAACTTTGTGGTGGAGTCCCTGGACGCCTCCTTCCGCTACCCGCAGGACTTCCAGTTCTACATCCAGAACTTCACGGCGCTGCAGCTGGGCATCGTGGTGCCCCCGCAGCGCCAGGCCACCTTCGAGTACTCTTTCATCCCCGCCGAGCCCATGGGCGGACGCCCCTTCGGCCTGGTCATCAACCTCAACTACAAGGACGGCAAC GGCAATGTGTTCCAGGATGCCGTCTTCAATCAGACCGTTACCGTCACAGAGAGGGAAGATGGCTTGGATGGAGAGAC GATCTTCATGTATGTCTTCCTGGGTGGTCTTGGGTTACTGTTAGTGGTTGGCCTTCACCAGTTGATGGAGTCCAGAAAG AGGAGAAGGCCAGTGGCTAAGGTGGAGATGGGCACCTCTAACCACGGAGACGTAGACATGGATTGGATCCCTCAGGAGACGCTGAACCAAATCA ATAAGGCCTCTCCCCGAAGGTCGCCCCGCAAGAGGACGCAGAAGCGTTCGGCCGGCTCGGACGAGTGA
- the ssr1 gene encoding translocon-associated protein subunit alpha isoform X6 codes for MMKYLPRLLLLLLLAFPTTILLKGPLVAAQDATEDEEAADEELGDDVDVIAEDDDEAEVEDDENTELTEEKEEEEEEEALTGEMKASPHADTTILFVKGDGENFPANDIVKFLLGFTNKGSENFVVESLDASFRYPQDFQFYIQNFTALQLGIVVPPQRQATFEYSFIPAEPMGGRPFGLVINLNYKDGNGNVFQDAVFNQTVTVTEREDGLDGETIFMYVFLGGLGLLLVVGLHQLMESRKRRRPVAKVEMGTSNHGDVDMDWIPQETLNQINKASPRRSPRKRTQKRSAGSDE; via the exons ATGATGAAGTATCTACCGCGGCTACTGTTGCTCTTGTTACTCGCCTTTCCAACAACCATACTTCTGAAAG GGCCCCTGGTGGCAGCACAGGACGCCACAGAGGATGAGGAGGCAGCTGACGAAGAACTAGGTGATGACGTGGATGTGATtgctgaggatgatgatgaggcagAGGTGGAGGATGATGAAAACACGGAATTA acggaagagaaagaagaagaggaggaggaagaggcgctAACTGGAGAGATGAAGGCTTCCCCCCATGCTGACACAACCATCCTCTTTGTCAAGGGAGATGGTGAGA ACTTCCCGGCCAACGACATTGTCAAGTTCCTGCTGGGCTTCACCAACAAGGGCTCGGAGAACTTTGTGGTGGAGTCCCTGGACGCCTCCTTCCGCTACCCGCAGGACTTCCAGTTCTACATCCAGAACTTCACGGCGCTGCAGCTGGGCATCGTGGTGCCCCCGCAGCGCCAGGCCACCTTCGAGTACTCTTTCATCCCCGCCGAGCCCATGGGCGGACGCCCCTTCGGCCTGGTCATCAACCTCAACTACAAGGACGGCAAC GGCAATGTGTTCCAGGATGCCGTCTTCAATCAGACCGTTACCGTCACAGAGAGGGAAGATGGCTTGGATGGAGAGAC GATCTTCATGTATGTCTTCCTGGGTGGTCTTGGGTTACTGTTAGTGGTTGGCCTTCACCAGTTGATGGAGTCCAGAAAG AGGAGAAGGCCAGTGGCTAAGGTGGAGATGGGCACCTCTAACCACGGAGACGTAGACATGGATTGGATCCCTCAGGAGACGCTGAACCAAATCA ATAAGGCCTCTCCCCGAAGGTCGCCCCGCAAGAGGACGCAGAAGCGTTCGGCCGGCTCGGACGAGTGA
- the ssr1 gene encoding translocon-associated protein subunit alpha isoform X1, with the protein MMKYLPRLLLLLLLAFPTTILLKGPLVAAQDATEDEEAADEELGDDVDVIAEDDDEAEVEDDENTELTEEKEEEEEEEALTGEMKASPHADTTILFVKGDGENFPANDIVKFLLGFTNKGSENFVVESLDASFRYPQDFQFYIQNFTALQLGIVVPPQRQATFEYSFIPAEPMGGRPFGLVINLNYKDGNGNVFQDAVFNQTVTVTEREDGLDGETIFMYVFLGGLGLLLVVGLHQLMESRKASNGRIRKRKLDKAVKFLQMLERRRPVAKVEMGTSNHGDVDMDWIPQETLNQIMQSRRDKASPRRSPRKRTQKRSAGSDE; encoded by the exons ATGATGAAGTATCTACCGCGGCTACTGTTGCTCTTGTTACTCGCCTTTCCAACAACCATACTTCTGAAAG GGCCCCTGGTGGCAGCACAGGACGCCACAGAGGATGAGGAGGCAGCTGACGAAGAACTAGGTGATGACGTGGATGTGATtgctgaggatgatgatgaggcagAGGTGGAGGATGATGAAAACACGGAATTA acggaagagaaagaagaagaggaggaggaagaggcgctAACTGGAGAGATGAAGGCTTCCCCCCATGCTGACACAACCATCCTCTTTGTCAAGGGAGATGGTGAGA ACTTCCCGGCCAACGACATTGTCAAGTTCCTGCTGGGCTTCACCAACAAGGGCTCGGAGAACTTTGTGGTGGAGTCCCTGGACGCCTCCTTCCGCTACCCGCAGGACTTCCAGTTCTACATCCAGAACTTCACGGCGCTGCAGCTGGGCATCGTGGTGCCCCCGCAGCGCCAGGCCACCTTCGAGTACTCTTTCATCCCCGCCGAGCCCATGGGCGGACGCCCCTTCGGCCTGGTCATCAACCTCAACTACAAGGACGGCAAC GGCAATGTGTTCCAGGATGCCGTCTTCAATCAGACCGTTACCGTCACAGAGAGGGAAGATGGCTTGGATGGAGAGAC GATCTTCATGTATGTCTTCCTGGGTGGTCTTGGGTTACTGTTAGTGGTTGGCCTTCACCAGTTGATGGAGTCCAGAAAG GCAAGCAATGGCAGGATCAGGAAAAGAAAGCTTGATAAGGCAGTCAAGTTTCTGCAGATGCTGGAG AGGAGAAGGCCAGTGGCTAAGGTGGAGATGGGCACCTCTAACCACGGAGACGTAGACATGGATTGGATCCCTCAGGAGACGCTGAACCAAATCA TGCAAAGTCGGAGAG ATAAGGCCTCTCCCCGAAGGTCGCCCCGCAAGAGGACGCAGAAGCGTTCGGCCGGCTCGGACGAGTGA